From Cucumis melo cultivar AY chromosome 1, USDA_Cmelo_AY_1.0, whole genome shotgun sequence, a single genomic window includes:
- the LOC103501251 gene encoding proton pump-interactor 1-like, whose product MKALRDDNRQFKSIIDEKIKEIEPLNQALGKLRNANNVGRNGGLCSSEEELNAVIQSLQYHIQHESIPLSEEKQILREIKQLEGTREKVIANAAMRTKLQDSMVQKEALQDQVKIISGDLDGVRKEQQAVRAKIKQLDDALKAIDNEIKTL is encoded by the exons ATGAAAGCTCTGAGAGATGACAACAGGcaatttaaatcaattattgACGAGAAAATTAAGGAGATCGAACCTCTTAATCAAGCTCTTGGCAAGCTCCGAAATGCAAACAATGTTGGTCGCAATGGTGGTTTATGTTCATCTGAGGAAGAACTTAATGCTGTT ATTCAGAGCCTGCAATACCATATACAACATGAAAGCATTCCGCTTTCTGAGGAAAAGCAAATTTTAAGAGAAATTAAACAGCTTGAAGGGACGAGGGAGAAAGTTATTGCTAATGCTGCTATGAGAACAAAGCTTCAGGATTCGATGGTACAGAAAGAAGCCCTCCAAGATCAAGTCAAG ATCATAAGTGGTGATTTGGATGGAGTGAGGAAGGAACAACAAGCCGTTAGAGCCAAGATAAAGCAACTCGATGATGCCTTGAAGGCAATAGACAATGAAATTAAAACTTTGTAG